A region of the Magnetospirillum sp. WYHS-4 genome:
GCTTCTCTCCGCGCGCCTCTCCCCAGAGGGTGCGGGCGAGCACCTGCTCCTCGCTCAGGTCGTGCGGATCGGGCAGGCTGTCGGGATCGACGGACATGGGATTCCCCCTTCGCTTTGGCGTCGGGAGAGCATCGCGCGGGCGGGCGGACGGGACCATGGGACGGGCGTCTTACTGCCCGAACAGGTCGCCCTGGCTGGTGTCGGGATTTTGCCGCAGGATCGCCACCACGCGGCGCTGGGACAGCCCGACCGCCAAAGCGATGGCGGCGTGCTTCATGCCCTTGGTACGGGAAAGTTCGACCACCAGGGCGGCGCGCGACTGCACCGACATCGACGGTACATCAAGGTGTTCCCCCGTGAAAGCCCTTGCGATCCGGCCCGCCCGGTCCCAGCCCAGGCGTCGCACCAGGTCGTGGTCGGCGGTCAGGTTGTCGGCGCGCGGTACGTAGACGCGGGTGCCACGGAACCCGGCCACCAGGGCGTTGGCGGTCTCAGCGCCGACCGCCTCCACCAGATCCAGGTAGGCTTGCGGCACCCGGCGCGCCATCACGCCCTGCCCTTCACCCGGCCGAGCCAGCCCTTCAGGGCCTCGATCAAGCGACGCTTTTCGTCGGCCCCGCAGAATCGCAGGTCATCCTTGCCGGTTTCCAATTTGACGAAGGCGCGCAGCCCGGCAGGGCTGGGATCGCGAACGCCGCCGGCCTCGGGCGGCACCTGGCCCAGCTGTCGCCAGAGCCCCGCGATGAAGTTGACCTGCTTGTCGAGGCCCCCGGCCTTGCCGTTGAGGGCGTCCAGCACCCGGCCGATCTCCGGCCCCGTCATGTCGGTGAGGGTGTCCTTGCCGGTGACCTGCCGGTACAGGTCCCGCCGCGAGTCCTCGTCCAGGCCCTTGGCCCTGGCGGCGACATGCACGGCGCGGGTCAGCTTCTGGCGGGAGTCGGGGGTCATTGGCCCCCCCTCATCAACTTGGCTCCCAGCCAAACGACGCCGCCGACAATGGCGGTCCATCCGCCGAGTTCCAGGCCGACGAACATCCAGCCGATGACGATATCTCTCGTCTCGCAGGTCATTCCGCCGCCTCCTCTACGCAGGTCTCGGCCTCGTTGCCCCAGGCGTCCCAGCCCGGCCGGGCGGGCCCGCGCCGGAACAGTTCGATCCGGGGCAGCCCGGGCCAGAGTTCCTCGAGCACCTGGGCGTAGATTTCCGGCTTCTCGCTATGCCGGCCGCGCGGGTATTCCAGGCAGGACAGGGGCGCCTCGCCCTGGGCCGGGGCCGGGAAGGCCCCCTTCACGCCGATCAGCAGGACCTCGTGGTTGTTGATGCCCCAATGGCCAGTGCCGCCCTTGTCCTTCTTCCAGACCCAGTGGGACCGGTATTCGAATCCCCAGGCCTCCAGCACCTTCAGGGCGTTGGCCAGTTGCGGCGTGGTGGCCCACAGGAACAGGACGGAATCGGGCGCCGCGAGGCCCGCCACGTCCATGGCGGCGATCTCCTCCAAAGCCATCAGCGGGTAATGATTCTCGGGGCTCCTGTTGCCCCCGCCGGGGCCCCAGGTCTCGAACGGCCAGGGCGGATCGGCGTAGATGACCCCGTACTTGCCTTCCGGCCATGCGGCGGCCTTCCCCGCCAGCTTGCGCACCTTGCGGTCGCGCTGCGCCTGGCGCACCGCCACGGGCGCCTTGGCGCCCTTGGTGACTGCCTCGACGATCCGCGCCTGGTCGGGCGGGGCCATGCGGGCGGCCGTCTCCGCCGCCGTCACCGTCATCGCGCCCCGGTCCACCTGGTCCACCAGGTCGGGGGCGCCGTCCTGCAACACCTTGCGGGCCATCATCACGGCCCGGCGGGAGACGTTGAGCATGTCGGCCGCCGCGTCCGCCGTGATGGCGGAGTGCAAATTTGCACTCCTCGGGTCGACGCGGGTAAGCCGCGCCGCCGCCATGGCGCGGGCGGACTCGTCCATGTGGCGCCGGGCCACGTTGCGGGCAAGCACCTCCCGGATCATGTCCTCCTCCGCGCCCTCGTATTCGCGGTAGGCCGGCTCGACCCCGGCGGCCAGGCAGGCGGCCTGGCGGTTCTGGCCGTCGACCACCTGGCCCCGCCAAGTGAGGATCGGCTCGCGCAGCCCGACTTGCCGGACGGAGGCGACCATCAGGTCGAAGTCGGCCCCCCGCAGCAAGGGGAAGGCGGCGCAGACGGGATGCAGGGGCAGCGGCTTGATGGTCATTCAAGGGCTCCAAAGGATTGTTGGGTCAAGGGCATCTCCGCCCGGATCAGGGCTTCCAGGCCGGGCGGGACGCGCCGCAGGCCCTGGTGGCCGCGCATCGGCATAAAAGTCTTGAGGACCCGGAGGTTGGAGGTGTGCCAGGCGGCCCGGCCGTGGCCGTAATTTCCGAGGGCGTATTCCAGGGGCGACACGATGCGGGCGGCCGCCTCCGTGGCGGTCCACCCGTCCAGCGTCACGACGCATAAGGCCTGACCTCGCGGCAGGCCGGCAGCCGCCAGCGCATGCAGCGGCGCAAGCAATTGGACATCCGCGCCCTGCCGCGCACCGAACTCGACGATATCGCGGATCATCCAGAGGTCCTCTTGGCGATTGCCCGCCAGCCCGGCATGGATGACCAGGTCGCAGCCCAGGGCGTCCTTGGGCGGGGCCCAGGACCGGGTCTCGTTGACTTTGATCCTCAGCGCCATCGCCGTAGCCCAGGGCTGGACGAGGGTTAACTTATACATGGGGGGTATGTGGATCGTCATTGCGCGGGCTCCCAAAACTGGCAGGCCGGGGAACCGACCTTGATGTCGGTCCCGGCGCCGAAGGTCCACTTGACCAGGCCGCACTTGACCAGGCCGCACTTGTGGTAGGTCCTGCCCCGCCCGTGCCCGGTGCGGTGCCGACAGGTCTTGCAGGTCTCTCCTTGGGGGCCGCCGCCCGGCCGCGCGGCGTAGCCCTTGGCCGGACGGGCGGGCACGTTGGGGACCACGTTGCCCCACAGGTCGATCTGCGGGCTCATGGCCGGCCCCCGTGACAGGGACCGGCCACGTCCTCGCGGCTACCGCCGCCGTTGCGGCGGCTTGGGGTTGCTCCAGACCAGGCGTAGGCCGAAGCGGCGTGGCGTGCTGGATTCCTCCAGCAGGCGGGGAAGCTCCGCCTGGAGGCGGTCCTCCCGGACCCGCCTATCCATGGGCGTCCTCCCCGGCCTTCATCTCGGCCAGGGCGAACCTGAGCTGCTTGTCGGGATTGCCGGGCCAGTCGGGCAGCAGGCCGCAGTCCTGCATGGCCTCCCAGGTGTCGTCGATCTCCGACGAGGTCAGCCCGAGCTGGTGCTGGATCGAGCTCCAGCCGTAGCCGCCCTCGTGATGCAGCCGGTGCACCCGGCTCCAACGCTGCCTGGTCACCAGCAACTGCATGGTCAGGTTGCGGTTGAACCGCCGCAGCAGGGCGAGTTCCTTCATCAGCCCCGGATGGGCCGCGTCGCCCAGGATGAAGTGGCGGTAGAGCACCTCGTCGCAGTGCTGTTGGTAGGCGATCAGCTTGTCCCGCGCTTCCGGCTTGACCCGGTTGGGATGGATGGTCATCAGCCAACCGAAGAGACGGCGCTGGGGCAGGCAAGTCACCGACCGATTTTGGTCGTCTCCAGGCATCTGCATCACCATGATGGTGACGCCCCAGCGCTCCGAATTGCTGCTCAGCTTGCGGTGCTGGACCTGCCAAGCCAGCCCGAGGGCATCGCAGATCGGCTTGATGGGCACCATCTGCTCCCCGTCCTGGACGATGTAGGACAGGACGTCGCCCTGGAAGGGCACGGAAATCAGGTTCGCCGACATGGCTCAGGCCTCCTTGGACAGGGCGTTCAGGTTGGAAAAGGCGGCGGCCGCCACATGCTGGCATGCCATCCGCACCAGGGCGCACTTGAACGCCCTGTCGCACTTCGCCTTGCACCACAGCAGGTGCGCGAGATAGGCGGGGGAATTGGCCTTGTGGGCGTTGGCGACCAGCCAGCCGTCCACCAGCGCGCGGGCGCGCGCCGACTTGTCCGTGTCGTGTTGGGTCATGAGAAAAGCTCCTGTATGTGGTCGATCCAACCGACCACCGGAGCCCTTTGCCGAGGCCCTGGCGGCCGGACGTGCACGTTCGGCAAAGAACCGCCCACACAGGAAAACGGCTAGCCCGAAGGCTAACGCACACGCCCGACCATGGGAAAGCCGCGCTCGACGGAATCGGCGCGGCTTGGGCGCCTGTATGAACGGTGGGGGCTTTGCCGACCCCCGCCGGCACCTTTTGCGTACCGGCACCGTCCAGGCTGCGCCCGGAGGAAATGAAAGTCAAGACCGCGAAAACGACTCGCCAATCCGCTGGCGATTGCGCTACCCTGCGCCCATTCGTTGCATGAACGGGGAGAATGAAATGGAGATTTTCCTGGCCATACTGTGGGTGGCCCTGTGGGCCGGCACCTGCGCCATCGTCGCGGGCGCCGCGCGGGGGCGCAGTCCCTTCGGCTGGGCCATCCTGGGGGCCTTGGTTTCGATGTTCGCCCTGATCGTCCTGCTGGCCCTGCCCAAGCGGGAAACGCGGGTCAAGGGCTGTCCGCGCTGCGCGGAACTGGTCAAGGACAAGGCCCTCGTCTGCCGGTTCTGCGGCCACGAATTCGCCGTCGCGACCGAATAGCCGGTCGGGGGACGAGCCATGTTCGGATCGAACAAGGGCGCCATGCCGCCGCCGGGCTGGAATCCGGGCGCCAAGGCCGGGCCGGAAATCAAGCTGCCGAGGGTGTCCGCCGCCGGGGTGCTGACCGTGCTGGTCGCCGTCAACCTGGTAGGACTGCCCTTGGCGGGGATCGCCTGGGCCGGCGCCAACGCGGCGCGGGGCGTTGTCGCCATCCTGGAGGCCGGCCTGCTGGTCTGGATCGGCCTGCTGACCAACGTGGCCCTCTTGGTCCACGCCCGCAAGGCCAAGCTGCTGGCGGCGATCCTGGCGCGGCTGGAAGCCAAGCCCTAGCATTACGCATCTCCCCTCAGCCTGGCGCCATAGGAGGCCCGGTCGTTGACCGCGGCCACCAGGTCGTGCCAGTCGCCGCCCGCCGCGATCCAGGCCCGCACCAGGTTGTCGGCCGCCGGCAGGTCGCCGGGCACCGCCCGGAGGCAGCCGTTCAGCGCGGCCCCCCGGAGGCAGGCCATGCCGTCCAGGACGGACCGGGGCGTTTCCCGGCGGCGCCGGATGTAGCCGTCAATTTCCAGGACGGCGGCGAGGGCGGCGGCGATCATGTCACTTCTCCCCCGCGCACCAGGGCTGGCGGGCGCCGCCGTCGTAGCGGCGGGCCAGGCCGGCGGCGATCAGCACGTCCGCCAACTCACGGCCATCCGGCAGGATCACGCGCCCTAGCAGCCGGCCGTACTTGTCCTGGCCGTCCAGGTGGATGGACACCCGCGCCCCCGCCGGGACCAGCATCTTGACGAGCGCCGTGGCATCGCGGGCGGCGGCCTTTTCAGCGGAGCATTTGCCGTGGAGCTCCGGGGTGTCCACCCCGGCCACCCGCAGCCTGTCTCGCGCGACAACGCCCGGCCATACCGGGGCATCAATCGCGATGGTGTCGCCGTCGATCACCCCGGTGACGGTCGCCTCGTACACCGGCCAGGCGGCTGCCGAGCCGGCGTAGATCCAGAGCATGACGGCCGCCAGCGCGGTGCGGGCGCCGGCGAGCGCCGCCCGCCGCGGCCGGCCAGATGGCGCCGGACGATCCAGGTACTTGATCCGGGCAATGGGGTAGCGCAGGAGGACGGCTGGGTCGTCTGGCCGGAACCGGATCATGATCTTCTGCCCCGGCACGACGTGGTCGTCGAGCAGATCCGTGCCGACCCACGCCCAGGCCTGGCACGGGGCGCTGTCGATCACCTCCCCGTCCATGACTTCCCACCAGAGGAAGTCCTGTCCGTGATCTTCAAACTGCAGCCTCATGTGGCGCTTTCCGTTCGGCATGGCTATGCCCTCCTGCTCTCGAGAATGACGATGAAATCGGCGATGGCCCGGTAGGCGGTCGCCCGCCCGACGGCGGGGGACACCCCGGGAACGCGATAGTCGCGTCCGTCCCACCGGGCCGTGGCATCCAGTACCCTGGCGATGCCGAGTTTGCTTCCCATCATGAGAGGCGCGGCGTTGCCGCAGGGCCGGCGGGCCACGTCGATGACCCCGGTCCTGGGCCCCAGCATGATGCAGTGGGCGTGGAAGGTGCTGCTCATGGCCGTGCCCCAGGCCACAGCGCCACCACGACCGCGAGCGCCCCCAGGGCGACGATGGCGGTCTCCATGAGGGCGGTCATGTCCGGCGTCCTTCCAGCCGATCCCAGGACTGGACGGCCTGGATGGCCAGGGCGGCGATGTCGAGGAGGATGCCCCGATAGGACACATACTGCCCCCCAGGCAGGAGACAGCAGCCGGCCATGGCGCCATCCACGACGATGGCCGTGAGACCGTCGATTTTACCTCGCAGCACGCACAGCCAGTCGTCGGCCCCATGCCGGTCGTCGTGGAAGACGGCGCCTCGCTGGACGTCCAGTTGCACGCGGGCCATGACCTCGGCGACGACTTGATCCAGTGGGCTCATTCGGCACCGCCTTCCGGCGCGGCCGGGGCGTCGACCGGGCGCACCATGCCGGCGCGGGGATCGACGGCGCTGGCCAGGTCGATGGTGACCGCCAGCCAGTTGTCGGTCGGGCGGGCGCGCCGGTAGAAGCGCAGGTAGGTCTTGCTGCCCTCGATCCGGATGCTGTCGCCGATGGCCTCCATGGCCTTCCGCCAGCGTTCGTCGTCGATCTCGACGCGGCGCAACGAGAAGATGGCCTCCCGGCTCACTTGTCCTTCCTTGTCGGTCTGGAAGGCGCGCTCGATCAGGGCCCGCAGCTCGGCCCGCGACCCTTCCATCCATTCGGCGAGGCACTGGTCGATCAGGGCCTTGGCAACCTGCAATTCCGGCCCGAAGGTCAGGCGGTCGGCCACGGCCACCTGCACCTTGCACGTGCCGTCGTAGCTATTGAAGGTCATGTTGCCCTTGGTGCCGGCGCCGAGGGTCGTGTCGTACTTTTCGGCCAGCAGGGCCATGAAGGCCCCGATGTCGTCGAAGCAATGGCCCTTGAAGCGGGCGATCTGGGCGGACAGATCATCGGCGTAGCCCAGGATGCGGCGCACCAGGTCGTCTTCCAGCTTGTCGGTCGGCTTGACCTGGTCGAGGAAGACGAGGCGTTCCTTTCGGTCGCGCATGTATTCGTGGCCGCCCACCACGATCACGGCGGGCGAGAGGATGGAGGGGCTGTCAGCGGTATTCGTCATGGCGGGTCTCCGGGAAAAGAGTTTAGGGATCAGGGAAAAGAGGCGGCCCAGGCCGATGTAGAGCACCGGCAGGATGGCGATCACCGGCAAGGCGACATACCGGGCCTGGTTGAGGGCGCGGCGGAGGCGGCGGCGGGTGGCGATGCTCATGCCGCCCTCCGGCTGGCGAGGGCGACGACGTTGCCGGCGCACTGCCGACGCCACGCCATGGCCAGGACATAGACGGCGTCATCCCAGGACGGCGCGCGGGCGGACCAGGCATGGCCGCAGGCCTCGATCACCTCGCGCGGGGTGTATCCAGCCTCCACCGCCCACAGGGCCTGCTCGATGGCGATGGCATGGCTGCCGTCCAGCACGGCCTGGCAGGCGCTGTTCATATGAGCCTCCCGGTCTGCGCGAGCGCCCCCAGCAGGGCGACGGCGATCTCGGTCGCCTCGCCATGGACCGAGCCATGGCTGTGGCCGGACAGGTGGCCGACGGCCCTGTCCACCGCGTCGGCCAGGATGACCGGCGGGCCGGCGGGCTCCGACAGCAAAACGCCGGCCGTCTCGACGAGGAGCCAGTACCGGTCTTCGGCGTCGGCGGCGACGATCCGCCGGCCGCCGGACCTATGGGGCACGACGGTCAAGGCGACCGCCGCCACCGGCCGGCCCTGCCAGACGATCTCGATGGGGGCGGCGTATTCGTCGGTCAGCATGGCCGCGTTCCTTCCTGCAGGGCGCCGGCATGTCCCGCTTTACGGGCTCGGACCACGGCATCGGCGAACACCAGGTCGGGTCCCCGCCTGGACATCCAGATGCCGACGCAGGA
Encoded here:
- a CDS encoding MT-A70 family methyltransferase codes for the protein MTIKPLPLHPVCAAFPLLRGADFDLMVASVRQVGLREPILTWRGQVVDGQNRQAACLAAGVEPAYREYEGAEEDMIREVLARNVARRHMDESARAMAAARLTRVDPRSANLHSAITADAAADMLNVSRRAVMMARKVLQDGAPDLVDQVDRGAMTVTAAETAARMAPPDQARIVEAVTKGAKAPVAVRQAQRDRKVRKLAGKAAAWPEGKYGVIYADPPWPFETWGPGGGNRSPENHYPLMALEEIAAMDVAGLAAPDSVLFLWATTPQLANALKVLEAWGFEYRSHWVWKKDKGGTGHWGINNHEVLLIGVKGAFPAPAQGEAPLSCLEYPRGRHSEKPEIYAQVLEELWPGLPRIELFRRGPARPGWDAWGNEAETCVEEAAE
- a CDS encoding phage antirepressor N-terminal domain-containing protein, whose product is MSANLISVPFQGDVLSYIVQDGEQMVPIKPICDALGLAWQVQHRKLSSNSERWGVTIMVMQMPGDDQNRSVTCLPQRRLFGWLMTIHPNRVKPEARDKLIAYQQHCDEVLYRHFILGDAAHPGLMKELALLRRFNRNLTMQLLVTRQRWSRVHRLHHEGGYGWSSIQHQLGLTSSEIDDTWEAMQDCGLLPDWPGNPDKQLRFALAEMKAGEDAHG
- a CDS encoding DUF3164 family protein is translated as MSIATRRRLRRALNQARYVALPVIAILPVLYIGLGRLFSLIPKLFSRRPAMTNTADSPSILSPAVIVVGGHEYMRDRKERLVFLDQVKPTDKLEDDLVRRILGYADDLSAQIARFKGHCFDDIGAFMALLAEKYDTTLGAGTKGNMTFNSYDGTCKVQVAVADRLTFGPELQVAKALIDQCLAEWMEGSRAELRALIERAFQTDKEGQVSREAIFSLRRVEIDDERWRKAMEAIGDSIRIEGSKTYLRFYRRARPTDNWLAVTIDLASAVDPRAGMVRPVDAPAAPEGGAE
- a CDS encoding zinc ribbon domain-containing protein → MEIFLAILWVALWAGTCAIVAGAARGRSPFGWAILGALVSMFALIVLLALPKRETRVKGCPRCAELVKDKALVCRFCGHEFAVATE
- a CDS encoding thermonuclease family protein; the protein is MPNGKRHMRLQFEDHGQDFLWWEVMDGEVIDSAPCQAWAWVGTDLLDDHVVPGQKIMIRFRPDDPAVLLRYPIARIKYLDRPAPSGRPRRAALAGARTALAAVMLWIYAGSAAAWPVYEATVTGVIDGDTIAIDAPVWPGVVARDRLRVAGVDTPELHGKCSAEKAAARDATALVKMLVPAGARVSIHLDGQDKYGRLLGRVILPDGRELADVLIAAGLARRYDGGARQPWCAGEK
- a CDS encoding regulatory protein GemA, giving the protein MTPDSRQKLTRAVHVAARAKGLDEDSRRDLYRQVTGKDTLTDMTGPEIGRVLDALNGKAGGLDKQVNFIAGLWRQLGQVPPEAGGVRDPSPAGLRAFVKLETGKDDLRFCGADEKRRLIEALKGWLGRVKGRA